From Synechococcus sp. A10-1-5-1, a single genomic window includes:
- a CDS encoding CP12 domain-containing protein encodes MNTIDEHIAKDKSEIEAAKAAGDQSKVRHLEDEVKGLEEYKNHHPDEKKDPSPMEVYCDLNPDAPECLVYDD; translated from the coding sequence ATGAACACGATCGACGAGCACATCGCTAAGGACAAAAGCGAGATCGAAGCAGCCAAAGCTGCTGGTGATCAAAGCAAGGTGCGTCACCTCGAGGACGAAGTGAAGGGCCTCGAGGAATACAAGAACCACCATCCAGACGAAAAGAAAGACCCCAGCCCCATGGAGGTCTATTGCGACCTGAACCCCGACGCGCCTGAGTGCCTCGTCTACGAC